ATCTTAGTCAATTACCTAAGCCAATATAATATGCCGACGTGAGTGAAGCGGATCATCACTAATTCGTGGCTTCCGTTTGCACTACGAATTCGAGGTTCTCCTTCATTTGTGGGTAGATCCGTCCCGTTTCTTCATACAAAAGCTATAAATCTTTTTATCTAATTAATCAAATTACCAACAGATACGTTAACTATAGAGTATTTTTTTGAAAATTAAAATATTATATTGAAACTTTGTTTATAAAAAGGGGAATGTAATATTTGGAGGTAATAAAGAATAAAACCCCGCTCAAATATGAACGAGGTTTAAACACTTTATTTAGCTAAATTTAAAATTTGAACGACATCATCTTTATATAACTTAACAAAATTACCCAATGGTCCTCGTTCAGTTCCTTTTTTAGCCATTTGTTCAAAGTGCTCTTGACCAATGTTGGCTTCCTTCAATGTAACTGGCATCCCTATAGAGTTAAAGAATTGTTCTGTTTTCTTGATACCAGCTAATGCTGTCTTTTCTAAGTTGTTTAAATCAATTTCTACATCCCAAACTCTATTTGCAAATTGAACAAATCTATTTACATCATGTTTGTAAACGTACCTCATCCATGCTGGGAATACAATCGCTAATCCGGCACCATGTGCAATATCATAAATGCCGCTTAGCTCATGTTCAATATCGTGGCTTCCCCAATCGCCAATTCTTCCCGTTCCTAACAAGTCATTGTGGGCGATCGTTCCTGACCACATAATCTCTGCACGTGCATCATAATTAGTTGGATTTTCAAGTGCGGTATGCGCATTATTGATAATTGTTTTTAATGCCGCTTCACATAATCGATCCGTTAATTCGACGTTCTTTTCGTTTGTAAAATATCTTTCTAAAATATGTGCAATCATATCCGTAATGCCACAAGCTGTTTGATATGTAGGTAATGTATAGGTAAGAACTGGATTCAAGATAGCAAATCTTGGTCGCAATGAAGTATGACCTGTCGCTCTCTTAAACCACCCATCCTCATTTGTGATAACCGATCCTTCACTAGATTCGCTACCTGCAGCAGGTATGGTCAACACAACGCCAATCGGTAAACTGTCCATTACTTCAGCGTTTCCATCATAGAAATCCCATACATCACCATCATATTTGGCACCGGCTGCAATTGCCTTTGCTGAATCAATCACACTTCCTCCTCCAACTGCAAGAATAAGGTCGATGTTCTTGTCCTTACAAAGTTCAATTCCTTCACGAACAAGGCTAACTCTTGGATTGGGCTTTACTCCACCCAACTCAAAAAGCTCAATCCCTTCCTCAAGTAATGACTGAACTACTCTGTCATATAAACCACTACTTTTGATGCTTCCTCCCCCATAATGCAAAAGAAGTTTTTTGCCATAAACAACAGACTCTTGTCCTACTAATTGCTCTTTATCTTTACCAAAAAGTAACTTGGTGCTATTGTGAAAAACGAAATCCTGCATAGTATTGTCCTCCTAAGGGTGTAAATAATTTACTATTATATTACATTACTTTATTAAAATGAACAAAAGCAAATGCTCGCATATCAAAGAAATTTAAAATAGGGAAACCTTTGGTGCCAGACTCCCGACGTGCATATAATAATAAGGAGATATTTATCATAAAAGTTTAATAGAAGTGGGGAAGAAAAAATTGGAAAATAGAGTAAGATTACGAGTTGGTATCATTGGGTCAGGTATAGCCGGATCCTCAGCTGCTTATTTTTTGCATAAAGCATTGGGGAATAATGTGGAGATTATCGTGTTTGAGAAGGAATCTAGGATAGGGGGGCGTATTCGAAGCATAAAAATAGGGGAAGAAGAGTTGGAAGCTGGTGGTAGTATTATTCATTCGGAGAATCAATATCTCACGACTATTGTGAATGAGCTTGGACTAGAGAAAAATAATCATGTCTATGATGATATTGGAATGTGGGATGGAGATTCCTTCACCTTTAGAACGGGGAAAAAGAAATGGCAAACCCTTTTAAAAGTGTTGATGAGATACGGGACTAACCCTGTTAAAATACAACCGTTAGTAAAGGATATGATTAAAAAGTTATCGCAAATCTATATCCTTCAAGAAAAGGGAGAATCCTTCGCTGATCCCGAAGCATTATTTAAGAAGCTAGGGCTTTATTCATTATCTCAGGTTACAAGCTATGATTATTTTCATGATAAAAATATTTCTGATAGATTTATCCATGAGTTTATGAACGGAATTTCGAGGCTTAATTATGGACAGGATGCAAGCATGCACAGTTTAGTCAATCATGTTTCGTTGGCAGGGGCATCATTTGGCGGATATTTATTTGCAATTAAAGGTGGCAATGCTCAAATATGTGAAGCTATGCTACAAAGGTCTTCTGCGAAAGTACTGAAAAACAAACGAGTTACTACTATCCAAAAAGAAAAATCTACTAATCATGCTAAGACTAGATTTATGATTACAACTGAAGATGGCACAAAAGCAGAATTTGACCGGCTTGTAATGGCTACACCATTAGAGAAGGCAGCTATCAAATTTGTACATATGGAGCTCAAAGAAGAAAATAAGGTATCCCGTCCTTACCAAGTTACCAACGTTACTCATGTTTTAGGGAAACTAAGTCCAACCTATTTTGGACTAATGGAAGTAGAACAAATTCCATCCAATATTCTTACCAGAGAGAATTCAAAAATTCCTTTTTCATCTATTGAACTTTGTAAAAGGAATAAGAAATCAGGTCAGTTAATTTACCGAATTTTTTCTAGACAAAAGCTATCAGAGGATTTATTAAATGAACTTTTTCTGGAAAGATCTGAAACGAAAACGTTAGTATGGGACGCATACCCCGTTCTAACTCCTACAGCAAAATGGCCATCCTTTGTTTTAGAAACTGGAATCTATTATATTAATGCAATGGAATCTGCCATTTCCACACTGGAAACAGAGGTGATTGGGAGTAAAAACGTGGTGAATATGCTATTGAAGGATATATAAAGTTTAAATCGCTGAAACCAATTCATCATTATGGTAATCTTTAAATATTACTGAAAGGAGTGTTCATATATGAGCAAATCAATTCCAGTGATCACACTTAATGATGGGGTTACTTTGCCGGTTATCGGTTTGGGTACATATAAACTTAAGGGTAATAAAGGTGCATCTTCTATACAAAGTGCAATTGATGTAGGCTATCGACTCCTTGATTCTGCTTATAATTATGAAAACGAAGGAACGGTTGGTGAAGCAGTTAGACGTAGTTCTGTTCCAAGAGAAGAATTAAGAATTACATCTAAATTACCAGGTCGTTATCAAGCGTATGATGAGGCGGTTACTACCATTCATGAATCCTTATATCGGGCAAAATTAGAGTATTATGATTTATATCTTATTCATTGGCCCAACCCTAAACAGGATAAATATGTGGAAGCGTGGCAAGCATTAATTGACGCTAAAAAATGGGGACTTATTCGTTCTATTGGTGTTTGTAATTTCTTACCTGAACATATTGAACGTTTGGAAAAGGAAACTGGCGTTAAGCCAAGTGTAAACCAAATAGAACTGAATCCATTTTTCAATCAAGAGCAACAAAGAAACTGGCATGATGAGAATAACATCAAGACAGAATCGTGGAGCCCATTAGCTAGAGCAAATGAAGTTTTTCAAAATGAAATTCTTCAAACGATTGCTAACCATCATAACAAGTCTATTTCACAAGTTATTTTACGCTGGCATTTTCAACTCGGGGCAATTTCAATTCCTAAATCCTCATCTCCCGCCAGACAACTTGAAAATATATCAATTTTTGACTTTTCTCTTGATGATACAGAAATGGGTATTATATCAGGATTAACGCGCCAAGACGGTAGAATTAAGAATCAAAATCCTGCAACTTATGAAGAATTTTAATGTGCCTTTTCTCTATCCAGGTAAAAATGAATTTGACTAGATTGCTTCCTATTCAATTGGAATACAATACCGATTTTTGCTATATTCTAATTATGAGATGACAGTGTGAAAAGCGGTCATCTCTTTAATGTGTATTCAATAAAGAGAATTCTAACTGTTCAAATTCAACTGGCGGTTGTATATCCATAAGGTTTAAACCTCTTTTTTCTAATGCAATTTTAATAAGTAATAGTTCTTGATTCATATTTTCTGACAGTATTCCTTGGTCGATATTTTTTTGGATTTCAAAATAAAATGCTGAGATAAATTCAGTTGGCAGCTTTTCATATAGTGACAAACCAATTCCCCCAATAGACTTTATTACGTTATTTTTTGACACATGGCATACTTCTTTAAGAATGAATTTATTGATACACGTGCATTCTGTGAATTTATGTTAATTTAACAAATAATTCGATTCGGATATATTATTTATGGGTATTATCTTAATTATATAAATAGATTATTCAATAAATTGTCACGATTTAAAATTTCTGACCCTAAAAATGGATAAGCCTAAAGGGATATTTTGTTAATTTTTTAGTTACTATTTATTATTTACAGTACAAAGTGGAGTAGAATAATGCTATTATTGGTAGGGAAATAGAATTGAATTGGAGAATTTTTATTTTTAAAATCGAGTTAAAGTCCTTATGGCTTTTCAGTCGGGGTTACTTTTTTGTAGAGGACTTGTTCGTAAATGATGAACGGAATTGTTTTCATTGCATTTTAAAGACATGAATGTCATTTTTATTCTAGACTAGAGCTCGTGATATTCGAAGTTAAGGAAGGGTTTATTTTATGGGTAAAAAAGTATTAATTATTTCTTCTGATAACACAGGTCATGGACACAAAAGTATTACTGAATCTTTGTGTGAAAAGATTAGAATGGCAGCTGAAATTGAAGTACATGTGGTAGATGGCTTTTCGCTTGGTGGAAATCCACTGCTGAATATTGGCAAAACATATGGACCCATCACGAGAAAATCTGAAAATCTATGGGAGATGGTATTTAATTTTTCAGCGGATAACCCAACATTAATTAATAAATTTATCGAAATTCTTATCAAAAATAATTTTCTTAAATTACTTGATGAAGTAAAACCAGATATGATTTTATGTGTACATCCAAATTTTAATGGTTCTATTTTAAATATCTTAGAAAAACAATCTATTAAAATTCCATTTATAACGCTAATTGCAGATCTGGTGAACATATCCCCACTTTGGGCAGATAAGAGAGCTGATTACATCATTAGTCCAACGATTGAGGCGCGTGACAAGTGTATAGGATATGGCGTTCCAGCTGAGAATATTAAAGTTTTAGGATTTCCTGTTCGCTCGAGTTTTTTCAGAAATAGTTCAAATAAAAAA
The Neobacillus sp. PS3-40 genome window above contains:
- a CDS encoding iron-containing alcohol dehydrogenase — its product is MQDFVFHNSTKLLFGKDKEQLVGQESVVYGKKLLLHYGGGSIKSSGLYDRVVQSLLEEGIELFELGGVKPNPRVSLVREGIELCKDKNIDLILAVGGGSVIDSAKAIAAGAKYDGDVWDFYDGNAEVMDSLPIGVVLTIPAAGSESSEGSVITNEDGWFKRATGHTSLRPRFAILNPVLTYTLPTYQTACGITDMIAHILERYFTNEKNVELTDRLCEAALKTIINNAHTALENPTNYDARAEIMWSGTIAHNDLLGTGRIGDWGSHDIEHELSGIYDIAHGAGLAIVFPAWMRYVYKHDVNRFVQFANRVWDVEIDLNNLEKTALAGIKKTEQFFNSIGMPVTLKEANIGQEHFEQMAKKGTERGPLGNFVKLYKDDVVQILNLAK
- a CDS encoding FAD-dependent oxidoreductase, with product MENRVRLRVGIIGSGIAGSSAAYFLHKALGNNVEIIVFEKESRIGGRIRSIKIGEEELEAGGSIIHSENQYLTTIVNELGLEKNNHVYDDIGMWDGDSFTFRTGKKKWQTLLKVLMRYGTNPVKIQPLVKDMIKKLSQIYILQEKGESFADPEALFKKLGLYSLSQVTSYDYFHDKNISDRFIHEFMNGISRLNYGQDASMHSLVNHVSLAGASFGGYLFAIKGGNAQICEAMLQRSSAKVLKNKRVTTIQKEKSTNHAKTRFMITTEDGTKAEFDRLVMATPLEKAAIKFVHMELKEENKVSRPYQVTNVTHVLGKLSPTYFGLMEVEQIPSNILTRENSKIPFSSIELCKRNKKSGQLIYRIFSRQKLSEDLLNELFLERSETKTLVWDAYPVLTPTAKWPSFVLETGIYYINAMESAISTLETEVIGSKNVVNMLLKDI
- a CDS encoding aldo/keto reductase, with translation MSKSIPVITLNDGVTLPVIGLGTYKLKGNKGASSIQSAIDVGYRLLDSAYNYENEGTVGEAVRRSSVPREELRITSKLPGRYQAYDEAVTTIHESLYRAKLEYYDLYLIHWPNPKQDKYVEAWQALIDAKKWGLIRSIGVCNFLPEHIERLEKETGVKPSVNQIELNPFFNQEQQRNWHDENNIKTESWSPLARANEVFQNEILQTIANHHNKSISQVILRWHFQLGAISIPKSSSPARQLENISIFDFSLDDTEMGIISGLTRQDGRIKNQNPATYEEF
- a CDS encoding glycosyltransferase gives rise to the protein MGKKVLIISSDNTGHGHKSITESLCEKIRMAAEIEVHVVDGFSLGGNPLLNIGKTYGPITRKSENLWEMVFNFSADNPTLINKFIEILIKNNFLKLLDEVKPDMILCVHPNFNGSILNILEKQSIKIPFITLIADLVNISPLWADKRADYIISPTIEARDKCIGYGVPAENIKVLGFPVRSSFFRNSSNKKVSYLSGTPLKCLIMSGGEGVGNMKNIAEILLDHFDSKVKIVAGRNAKLKTMLEQSLKSKYGDKVEIYGFTKNIQDLMFESDIAFTRGSPNVMFEAVSSNTPIIITGALPGQEEDNPAFAEKLNLGVICKDTSEIKPTITQLLENNAEKLNNIINCQRNFIKPQVSEEIIQFILEVENRFEWNLELAKSV